A region of the Thermotoga sp. genome:
AGAACTGAGGAAAAAGGAGTCGGACAGGATAAAGGTGCTGGTGGAGAACTTCAGAAGAATCGGTGTAGAGGTAGAGGAATTCAGAGATGGCTTCAAAGTCTCTGGAAAACAGAGAATAAAGGGTGGGGTAGTGGACCCGGAGGGTGACCACAGAATGGCGATGCTCTTTTCAATAGCGGGCCTTGTGAGTGAGGAAGGTATTGATGTGAAGAACCACGAGTGTGTGGCTGTTTCGCTTCCAAATTTCTATGAGCTTCTTGAAAGGGTGATGATGGTATGAGGTTTTGCATCATCGGATATCCGGTGAAACACAGCATATCCCCGCGGCTGTACAACGAGTACTTCAGGAGGGCAGGAATGAATCACCTGTACGTTATGGAGGAGATATTGCCAAGGGATTTCGATACCGAGATAAAAAGGGTGTTGAAGGAGTACGATGGTTTTAACGTCACCATTCCACACAAAGAGAGAGTTATGGATTATGTAGATCCCGACGAGAATGCAAGGAGAATAAAAGCAGTCAACTGTGTTTTCTGTGGGAAAGGATACAACACAGATTGGTTGGGAGTGGTGAAGTCTTTAGAAGGAACGGAGGTAAAGGAACCCGTCATCGTTGTGGGAGCGGGTGGAGCGGCACGGGCAGTAATCTACGCCCTCCTTCAGCTGGGGGTTGAGGACATCTGGGTGACAAACAGAACGCTCGAGAGGGCCGAAAATCTGGAGTTTCCTGTAAAAACTTTTTCACTTGATCGTCTCGATGAAATGGTGAGAAAAGCAAAGAGTTTCTTCAACTCCACTTCCGTTGGTATGAAGGGCGAGAGACTGCCTGTTTCCGACACTTCACTGAAAAACCTGTATCTCGTTTACGATGTGATCTATTTCGACACCCCGCTCGTTGTGAAAGCGAAGGAACTTGGTGTGAAACATGTCATAAAGGGAGATCTCATGTTCTACTATCAGGCGATGGAGAATCTGAAAGTATGGGGAATATACAACGAGAAGGTTTTCAAAGAAGTGTTCGAGGAGGTTCTGAGATGAAGATCACAATAGCAGGGGATTCCCACGGAAAGTGCATGGTTGCGATTCTGGAGGGTATCCCTGCTGGGGTAAGAATCGATGAAGATCTCATAAGGAACGATCTTTTCAGGAGAAGAAACTGTTACGGTAGAGGGGAGAGGATGAAAATAGAGGAAGATGCGTTCGAAATAGTTTCAGGATTGTGGAAAGGTGTCACAACGGGTGCTCCGGTGACGATCCTCGTTCCTAACAGGGCAGGGAACCCTGTGAAGGATGTTCGAAGTGTTCCAAGACCTGGGCATATCGATTACGCTGCATGGGTGAAATACAAACTTCCAGACCTGAACGTCTACGTGGAGCGATCCAGTGCGAGGTGGACGGTGGCACTCACAGCGGCGGGGGCTCTTTTGAAGAGTCTTCTCAGAGAGTTCGGTATCGAAGTACTCGGATTCGTCACTAGACTCGGAGGTGTGGAGGCAAAGGACATCCCGAACGATTTCGAGGAACTGAAGAGAAAGAGGAACGAGTCTGAGGTTTTCTGTCCAGATCCTGTGGCAACGAAGGAAATGATCGTCGAG
Encoded here:
- the aroE gene encoding shikimate 5-dehydrogenase, with protein sequence MRFCIIGYPVKHSISPRLYNEYFRRAGMNHLYVMEEILPRDFDTEIKRVLKEYDGFNVTIPHKERVMDYVDPDENARRIKAVNCVFCGKGYNTDWLGVVKSLEGTEVKEPVIVVGAGGAARAVIYALLQLGVEDIWVTNRTLERAENLEFPVKTFSLDRLDEMVRKAKSFFNSTSVGMKGERLPVSDTSLKNLYLVYDVIYFDTPLVVKAKELGVKHVIKGDLMFYYQAMENLKVWGIYNEKVFKEVFEEVLR